The genomic window ATGTAAAccttttaataatttattctgttttgttgattgttaatttttttgactgAGTGTTATTTCCAACACTCTCTCTAACACTTACATTGTTATTGGGTGAAATCAATGTGGATCTCACTTTAATTTCTACTTAAATTTGATGCAATAAGGTAACATGTTTTCACTTATAGCTTGATCTACATGTTTTAGCTTAACTTGTATTTTGAGGACAAACTGTCATGTATGTTTGTTTGTTCTAGCCACTAATTCCAACTTTTGGgagatgctgctattcaccgaTTACATCAAAGGTAAGTCTTCTTGCATCAACATACAGTTAACTCCACCTAATTTGTTATATTACTCTCTCAAGAAAGAATTTGGATTGAAAGGCttccgttttatgcagaaacattaatttttttaatgccTTTTCAATTTAGGGAATTTTATGTTGATCACTTAGGCATACTCATGGGTTATTATTACTTAGGTTTGGTCAAAGAATCTATTTTTATGAGacatttttttgagaaaatagagGAACAAACCATTAACCAACTATTCTTGCTTTTGACATTtgagttttaattattttccattttttttatagaaggCCAGGTTTAATATTTATGTCGTGACAATTTCTTCTTGATAGAATCGCTATGAGATCAAATTTTTCCAGGAGTGTTATTCTGCACATGGCGTTGACAAGTTGTGCGCTGTGCAAATTGTCACTAGGAAACACCATTCACCTAATGCTATACTGTAGCTCTGCGAGTGACATTTGGTATAGGGTGTTTAGATGGTCGGGTCTCGTTCTTATCAACCCACCCACCTGACTTTTCACTTCTTTTAATACTTTAATTGGGTCTGGTGTGTGTATGGAGGAAAAGTGGGTTAGAATGTTAGATACattcttttttcaataaatctaaaaagtcatttgttgcttatatatgagactaGGGGGAGTATTGATCGAAAGGCTAGGAATGACATATTTTCAACAAATACCGTGGTGAATAAAACCAAGGTGTTGGCCTGGCGTTGGTTCCTTGGAAGATCGGAAAAAAGCCTGTGCTTGTTTTAAGAGTGCAGTTGGGATCTTTGAATTGTATGGCTAGATAAATCACTTTATCTAAAGATGGCTGaggtttgtttggttttgttgttgacaTCTATCTTGGGTTGTTGTACCTTTTTTTGTGCTGGTTTGTGACCTTGTGTGCCGTCTTGCTTGCCTTATTTTGCTTCTGGTTTATGCAGCAGGATTTCGGTCTGCTGTGCACTTTGCTTGTTTGTTGTGCTTTATTTTAGAGTGTGCTTTGTTTTGTAAGGAGTTCTGAGGAGGTGTTTGTAGGTGCTGGGGCTAGTTGTTGTCTTTTTGACAGAATCAACTGTTTTTAGATATAGCCTGTTGGTGTGTGGGTTGTGTCTGTGTTGCCGCCTTTTCGGTCTAGTTTCTGGCACTGGTTGTTTGTTCTTCAAGGTTCCTGCTATGTTGTTACAACAAGTggggattttttttattctgttATGTGCTTTGGTTTTTCACTTGCATTTGCACAAATAGGAAATAGCCATTCCCGCTTCTTGAAAGTTTATAGGCATACTACTTTAGAAATTAACAATATCCAATaaattaaaggaaaatgctaatgaGTGATTCCGAAGCACTTTTGAATTTAAATATTAGAGATCCAATAATATCTGAAACTAAAGTACGACAAAAGTATGATATGTTAGAGTGTCTCAATCTAAAAGAATCAAAAGTAGTCTAAAGTTGCAATGAATCGTGTCTCATCGAAAAAGGTGATCATGCCAAATGTGTTGAGAACATAATCATAATCGAACAAGTTGCAGGTTAAAAACAAGTCAAGAAGAAGCTAATCCATCTACTTAAATTAGAAGTAATCGTTTTAAAGTGTTTATGTATATGTTTCATGTTACTTTTAACATAtatctatttcattttatagaAATTTGGATCTTGTATATCAGGAGTGTATATGCAGGGAAAACTATTCAGCACTAAAGTAACAAAAGCATTGCACTGAAATGCAGTTCTGCAGTAGAAAATTAAAAgactacacaataaaaaatttagatagtttttttctttaagaaaacaaatgtaTATCTCATATCATTATAAAAAGATTTACAATACAATTTGACATTAACTCTGACACTTTATGAGCTAACCTAAATCGGCAGAAGATATCAACCTGAAATGAAAAGAAGGGAAATCTATATCCCATCTCTTTGAAAACAATCTTGTACACTGGGATATTGCCACTAGTATATTACATACAAATTAGTTGTCGAGGTATATGAGCCCTTAATTCCCAGTTATCCTCGGAAGGATCCTCTATTTCAACAAACAAGTCTTCCTCATAGACGTCGTCTCCGGAATAACGCAAAATGGTACCTTTTGTTTAGTTCAAAACCCAAACTAACACATTCTCGACGTGCATTTCCATCGAGGGCTCATCTTCGTTTCCAGCAATAATACCTGAAATGTAGAGGAATGAAAATGAATTCGACATCAATGATCAAAACACCACCAATCAAGTAAAAGGGCATGGAAACACAATTCAACATTAACAATCGCTTGCACAACAAACATAAGAGACAACCACCAGGCACAAAGTTTACTTCGATGACTGCCAAAAACCAACGTCTCCCACAAACAACCATCGAGccaaaaaattactaaaaaaaaatcaaacgaTAAATCTACCTAAAAATGGGCGGTTTTTCaccaaaagaacaaaaaaaactgCCCCTTAAATAAGGTTAAAATCACCCTTATCCTCCGGGAAATAAACTCAAAGTTAGAAGTTTAGAAATAAATCAAAAGATTAAACACATTGAAACATGCACAAATACCAGAAATACCAGGgtggaaaaaacaaaaattattcacTAGTAAGATCGAGAATGAGTTTTGAAGAAGGATGATGAAAACAAGAGCTTTCCTTCCAGTCTAGAACGACTACAAACTTTCCTTGCTATTTAAGAGGACAAGAACCAAAAAATAGGAAGGAAAGGAGAAGATTAAATATCAATGGTGTTTGTAAAATCCCTCCAAATACCTTTATATACCATCAGTATCAACAGTTACGATCACAGAAGATCAAATGTTCATTCAAATTTGAATTGTTGTTTTCGATCTAAGGACCACAATAGAAATTACAAAAATGCAAATTTTCAGCAAAATCTTCAAGGAAAATGATGGTGTTCGTCTGTATGAGGGCGAGCTTGCTCGTATTGGATTAACCTTTTAGGCATCAGCTACATGTCCTTGACGCCTAAAATCTCCAGCAAATTTACATTAAGTAGTGATCACCTGGCTTGCAGAGCACACAAgcggttctataaatagaacctttGAGCTGAAGTCAAAGGTTACTCACGttttgaaaagaacaaaaacgCACACTCTCCATAACCTCTGATCGCTTGGCTAGCACCGGGAACAAGAGGAGAACTGTTCGTCTGAACGAGTAGAGGTTTTGCTATGTTGCTTTGTTGTGATCGAAACTCttttctgcacttcaagaggtaacaATTACATTCACTGATTCTTATTACATTCGTAATCCAGTACAGGGGAAtcggttttattttttatttttttaaaatttttcgcTGCTTTTATGTCACGATTTCTCTTCATTGCATACAAATTAGATGTCGAGGAGAATGAGCCCTCAACTCGCAGTTATCCTCAGAAGGATCCTCTATTTCAACAAACAAGTCTTCCTCGTCGATGTCGTCTCCGGAGTAACACAAGATGGTAccttttgtttggttcaaaaccCAACCTAACATACTCGACGCGGGGATCCATCAAGATTTCATCTTCATTCCCAGCCATAACACCTGCAATGCAGAggaatgaaaatgaatttgaCATCTATGATCAAAACCACCATTTCCACCACCAATCAGGTAAAAAGGAATGGAAACACAATTAAACATTAACAATTACTATCTGCAATACGAACATAAGAGACAACTACCAGGCAGAAAGTTTACATCGATGAGCCAAAAAACGGCTTTTTCCGCAAACAACCATTGAGCCGAAAAATTactataaaaatgataaatctaCCTAAAAATGGGCGGTTTTTCACCAAAACAACAGGAAAAACTGCCCGTTATGATGAAGGGGTGATAATCACCATTGTTTAAGGCACCCAACGTGCTAGAGAGGGGTTAAAACCATTTGGGGGAAAGTGTACATTGTACACTTTGTTACTTGTTATGCAAGTAACTGAActaacaaacaacaaaatagtTATGCTAACTATAACTACCTATATAAACCCACTTACAGCTGTATAACAGGTTTGAATTACCAACTAATAACCCTCTGATCGACGCCTCAAATGATTTTACAAGAGTTACTTCAGGATGACTTTCTAGCACCAATTTGCAATGTCGGTCTATCATTTTTAAAAGTCAAATAAATTTTACAGGGGgaatcttaaaataaaaagatgacacgaaatttatcaaaacaaaatcaaattttatattttaaagtttGAACATGTTGTTTTTCTCGACTTAAACTCTGGACTTGCAACTCTTTAAttcttaactcaactagctAATCAATTGAGCTACTCATTCCACCTTTTTCATaatacaagtatttttttttttttttttgtggtcaagCACAATACGAATATTTTATAGGTGTTTGATGACCAACGGCATATTACACATTTAAGGTAGTATTACTATCGTAGAAAAAGTTAGCATTAGATCACATTATATTGGAACGTCCTATTGGTATGGGActgaataaacaaaaacaaaattaatatgttacGTGCCGTGTGGGTTGAGTAGTAGCTAGTGAGTTGGAAAATAAGTGCTTGAATGCTATTATTGGTGTGcaacaaaagtcaacaaaaaaatttgaccttaaatataagcaaaaattactaaaatcaaCTTTATTTAGTGTTACTAATTCTTCCAAAAGTACCCTcattaattgttctacttttttaacataattataGAGTTCTAATGCAAATTATACGGTCATTTTACTATTTTCAATAGAAATATCATATgaaattaagacaaaaaaactACTCCTTAATAAGTGCGCAAAACAGAATTTTGGCATAAAAAAGAGGCCGGAGAGACTACAGGACAACAATGAACAAGCAATTTAACGCTCTTTGTGTACTACTAGATTATAAGTTGCTCTTTGTGTAGTACTAAGTTATAAGCCACTTTATAATACCAATGAAATATTTAATGCtactttttatattatatccTTAACTATTTACTACCccgtccttaattataagatcATATTTAAGCACTGCACGTACGtgaatgcacaatttttatcactaatatctttaattgtctattagtaaaaattataaaaacttaatattttgaaaatactcatcaaaacaaaataacaagatcttatatgctaatatttatatttatatattattaaaaaaatacggtcaaaacaagataaatgaatagtacaattttgtcaaacaagatcttataattagggacaaaGGTAATattattttccttttaattcttcaatttatctttcttaTACAATTAATAAAGGATAATTTTACAAACTAActtataatttctcttttctatacaaaattactacattttttaatttgtgtaatattgtgaaaacaacttatattttAGTACGAAAGAAGTATTTTTATTGTATGATTGGACCAGTAAGCCAAACTGGTTCAACTGAGAACTGAGATTACTTTTGGACCGGTCGAGAACTAGGATTATTCTTTTTACCAAATTTAGGTTTCAAAAAGTTATGCATGTATATAGTTTGTTTGTGTTTGACTAATTGTATTGTTTGTGGTCACATTTTTGTGAATAAGCTTACGCGACTGTTTGGTTTAGTGTTTAGCAGCCATGGACGTGTGTTTGGAACATCAAACGTGATTTTGTGGTGTAGGAAGGATGTTTGACAATCAAATAAAAACGTGATTCTCCTTTTCAAAATCGATTCTAGTTGAAGCTGCCTTTTGGAGCCTCTGCGTCGAGTAAAATCAATTCTTTGCAACTCATTTGCTAATTTTACCGATTTATCCATTTTCTCCGTGTTGTTTTCCGGCTTTTCTGTTTAATTGCTACGGTACCTTTCCCAAGGTTAGACACAAGTAATTGGACTTAATTTTTTGACACGtgtgtttatttaatttaaccGATAAGTCCAAAGCACCGTCCTTAAATATAAAGTACTACAATAAATTGAATGTCCAAAtcactcttttaatttataaaaagatgaatttaaaataaatttaagtatttttaattaagttatcataaaaatcatttttaaaaatacaaaaaaaaacatcacttttttttaaacaaatgcACCCTTAAGCTAATGACGAAAATGCTATAAAATAAGTACAAATTATGCTTGCACTTAACATGATTTAAAGTTTTTGTAAgtgcatgattctaattatatatatatagtgttcCAAGGTAGTCTATGTTTGTATGTGATGATTCAAATCAAGATAACATTCGAATCATATCGTTAAAACTGAACTCTGAATTTGCTCTTGTTTTTGTATCTTACTGAATGTTGTGATTTGAATCAAGATAACGATTCGAATGTTGTAAGTAATTATACAGGAAAAGTAAATCAAATTCTTCCATTAAACAATCATCAAATTTGTATATAGGATATGTCATTATCACCAATTCAATAATTGAAAATACAtgatattttattcatatttaagGTTATTTAAACAGAGCATAACTGTTTTTTAGAAGGTAGAATTTCAATTAAGGACAGAAGGTGATGGCATAGCTAGGTCTACCAGAGCAAGTGAAAGTGCTGCTCTTGTCATCATAAGCATAGCTGTAAGCATCAGGGCATTGGTTCTTAAAAATCTTAGAGTAATTTGTGGGTGGGCATGTCGCCGCGGTATTGTATCTTCCACGGCAACAATATTGATCTGTATTAAAAGCCAAGCAAGCACTCTTACAAGCAATAACGCTCCCATCAGAACCTTTCAATTGAAGTTCACTCGGACACACGGTGTTGATATTCCTTGGACAACTAGAGGATTTGCAAGCTCCACTCCCACCTTGTGGAGTTACAGACATTGGCACGTTGAACCCATCAACGTTGCTGACATCATAGAAATCTTGTCCTCCATTTGATGCTACCGTTATTTCTACCAATGTTGCCGGTGGAATGGCGCCAGCACCTTTGCACTCCACTTGACCAGAAGCACAATCGGCTGTAGCACAACTAACCCTACCATTGTTGTTTGAACATCCAGTTCGTGCCCAAAATCGACCTGACCATGGAGAAGGAAGGTTAATCGAGTTGGTTGCTCCGGGTGCCAACACAAAACCTGTGCTTGATAGTTGAGGCTTTTGGTCTCCGGTTAGGGTTCCTGGCCATACTGTGTATCTGCATCTATTCGTGAATGTCACCGTAGCTCCTCCAACCACtacatacaaaaacaaaatcatatatgcacataataaaatttattacttcaacaatttttcttaatacacatattttttttgttcaatatttctataataaaagacaaatgaagTAATTAGAAAATGTAGTTGAAAGGAAATATACATACCATAGAAGAGGAATGCAAAACTAAGGCAGAGAGCAACACGGGTAATAGCCATTTATATCTCTTTTTTGAATTGTAGTTTGTTTGTAGGATATGAAAATTGTTCTATCCTTCTTGCCAATTTATAAGCTTCGAGGGTTGAATATTCTTCAAGGAGTAATATTTGATTCAGTCAATAAAAAATGAGCAGTATTTTCTTTCGACGTATGCAACAATTAGATGGAGTTTATAGTTAGCCTACATTTGtttccaaaacaaaaatatgaagCCACTTGCCACTATGGATCGGAAAAGTCACAAATGTAGGAAGTTATTTTCCGTGTGCATTTATTaaacaccaacaaaaaaaaaatgatttaatttaattattgagAAAGaggccctatttttttttagtcaaaaaaaaaaaagaaaaagaaaacaaagaggccctatttttaaaatcctttgaaaAAATAGTTCTTCTTAATATAAGTCTCTTTACAAATTTACACAAgcattgaaaatttatttactCAAATATCCATATTTAATTTAACactgaaaaatataattattttttgaaaaattgaaaaatataattataaatacattttgggtagtatgcatgaCATCCTAAGTTCGATCTTTATTGccaacattgtaaacaaaaaaaaaatacttcttataatttaataatatccAAGTAATTTAATAAGTATATGAGTAGCTGTGTGATTTAACACAATTTTCACACAGTTTTACACCACAGCTGTCCGATCAAGAATGTACAGCTGAGATTGTTTTCAGTTATTTTATAATTGCATTAATTTGAACTGTCTGATCTATAATCAACGGTCAAGATTAACAACTGTGTGAAAATTGTGGTAAATCACACAGCAGCAAATCTGCATCCGTAATTTGGTCGATTGTAAATTTATAGTGGATTAAATATATTACAAGCAAAGGTGAAAAAGCTCACGAGTGAGGGACACACGGTATCAACCGGGTTGGATTCAGAACTAGTAAAAAATCAATcgtatttttactcttttatttttttttaaccatctGATTCTTATAGAAAAGAGACTCCGGTAATCTAAAGTTCAGACTCTAGATAAAATATGGCGAAAAATTGTTTCCACTAGGAAATTTTTCATTCTCTCCTACATTTACCTTTCTCGTTCTAAACAATGTTTTTGaaaagattttcaaaagaaTGTTATGAATTTACCGGAACAAGAAAAGCAGTTTGAATTGTGTtaatgtttaaattattttccctttaaattaaaataatttattttccgTTTATTTTCCctttgaattaattaatttaaaagcatttctctttaaataaaatatattattttttctatcaaAACATTTAACTTCTATTTGAACATGAAAAATGACGTGACATGATAGCAAACATAAAGAaccatgaataaaaaaaaagaaaaaaaaaaagagaagaacacACTTATTTTTATACTTGTTCACAATCAATTGTTCCTACGTCTGCTCCTCTACTAACACAAAGATTTGTCTCAATACAGTTGAGGACTTTATGGGCCGTGGGGAGCCTCACTGGGTCACATACATGACTTTTGACATTACATTCTCACCCAAAATCTTAGGACATTGAATATGAGTTTTCTCACTTATATGTTGCTCAACTTCAATTCTTTCAACCTATGCAAGATTTAACCCACACTTAATAAATATCCACATCTCCCCTCAAATTAGTGTAATTGGTCTTTTTACAAATCTTCAAAGTTTTTTGGATAAGAGAAATTGTAGAGAAATATTGCTTTTCAAACTAGCAAAATTATATGGATAATATATGTTTAAACTAATGAAGATgctttaaaataagttttgaagTCATTTTGGATTGATAGGCTAGCTCAaagaattttttattgtaaacGTAATTCATACAATATAGTTATAGTGAAAAATCAAAGAAACCTTATTACACATTGATAGAGGACTAGAGTAGGTCACTTGCGAGAGAATGATAGTGTAAATCTTTGGTGTTGATCttatctaattaattaatcctTAATctctttagatttttttaaagaatttaatttatatgcaccgtcagtgtaaagttattttgcacatgcgtccaataatataccgacacatcatgtatggtcataAAAACACaagatgtgtcacattcattaaatgatatggCAACAcgtcattgaatgtatgtgtaaaaaaattttacaccgacggtgtacaacaattaaactcttttttaaatagttgtatttattttattatttgtataaacaataaaaaaatctgTTGGAAATTAGATTTGTTTGGAACTTTGTATATAGGTGAACTGGATGAGTTCCCCAGACTTAATGGGCTTGTCACAATCGTGGGGCGAGAAGCCCGATAAGGTGTGGATCGCCTATCCCAAGTGGATATGGATAAACCAGGTCATTGATAAACATGTATATTCGGAATAATAGGAACACATGGTATTACTTCCTCTCTCATGATCTCCACCTTTCCTATAATCTCTCCATGACTCCCTCAACTACCTCTCCTTCTACTGCTCCCATGAGACTCTTATATATATAGGCATACAATCATTAAGGAGGGTTTCGTTGTTCCTTCACTAAATACTCATAGAATAGACTATACGACCGAATCATCAACAGGAACTACGTGGCTCTGATTGCCTGATCGCTTCGGGATATGTAGGACCAGAGACCTTCTCTGTCGAGTCATAATATCACCGGTCAGGTCTCACAACATTAGCGAGAACAATAGGATATGCCTTTTCTTAATATAAGTGTATAGGATATGCCTTGACAATAAGATGGCAAAATCGATAGATTGAgtggatttgaatttgaattactATAATGGATGGATTGAAACTATTCATTAATCGATTTAATATGCACTAAAAgtctttaaaaaaagttaaatcaaATTCTtccattaaacataaaaacaatcaaagtcattcattatcatcatcaatgTAATAATAGAAAACACAtgatattttattcataattaggttatattcatgtttatgtttatagccacctattttattttaaacagaGCATAACTGTTTTTTAGAAGGTAGCCagcattttaatataattaaggaCAGAAGGTGATGGCATAGCTAGGTCCACCAGAGCAAGTAAAAGTGCTGCTCTTATCATCATAAGCATAGCTGTAAGCACCAGGACATTGGTCCTCAAAAACCTGAGAGTAACTTGTGGGTGGGCATGTCTCCGCGGTACTGTAACTTCCACGGCAACAATATTGATCTGTATTAAAAGCCAAGCAAGCACTCTTACAAGCAATCACACTTCCATCGGAACCTTTCATTTGAAGATCAGCAGGACACACTGAGTTGATATTCGCTGGACAACTAGATTCTTTGCAATCGCCACTCCCACCTTGTGGAGTTACAGACATCGGCACATTGAACCCGTCAACATTGCTTACATCGTAGAAATCTTGTCCTCCATTTGATGCCACTGTTATTTCTATCAATGTTGCCGGTGGATTTCCACCCGCACCTTTGCACTCTACTTCACCAGAAGCACAATCGGCTGTAGCACAGCTAAACTTTCCATTGTTGTTTGAACATCCGGTACGAGCCCAAAATCGACCAGACCATGGAGAAGGAAGGTCAATTGTGTTTGTTGCTCCAGATGCTAACTCAAAACCTGTTGTTGATAGTTGAGGTTTTTGGTCTCCGGTTAGGGTTGCTGGCCATAATGTGTATCCGCATCTATTTGTGAATGTCACTGTAGCTCCTCCAA from Trifolium pratense cultivar HEN17-A07 linkage group LG1, ARS_RC_1.1, whole genome shotgun sequence includes these protein-coding regions:
- the LOC123923908 gene encoding thaumatin-like protein 1b — its product is MAITRVALCLSFAFLFYVVGGATVTFTNRCRYTVWPGTLTGDQKPQLSSTGFVLAPGATNSINLPSPWSGRFWARTGCSNNNGRVSCATADCASGQVECKGAGAIPPATLVEITVASNGGQDFYDVSNVDGFNVPMSVTPQGGSGACKSSSCPRNINTVCPSELQLKGSDGSVIACKSACLAFNTDQYCCRGRYNTAATCPPTNYSKIFKNQCPDAYSYAYDDKSSTFTCSGRPSYAITFCP
- the LOC123902849 gene encoding thaumatin-like protein 1b — protein: MAITRVALCLSFAFLFYAVGGATVTFTNRCGYTLWPATLTGDQKPQLSTTGFELASGATNTIDLPSPWSGRFWARTGCSNNNGKFSCATADCASGEVECKGAGGNPPATLIEITVASNGGQDFYDVSNVDGFNVPMSVTPQGGSGDCKESSCPANINSVCPADLQMKGSDGSVIACKSACLAFNTDQYCCRGSYSTAETCPPTSYSQVFEDQCPGAYSYAYDDKSSTFTCSGGPSYAITFCP